From Amycolatopsis sp. YIM 10, the proteins below share one genomic window:
- a CDS encoding cobyric acid synthase: MSGLLVAGTTSDAGKSLVAAALGRWLARRGVRVAPFKAQNMSNNSMVCADGAEIGRAQWLQAQACRVEPEAAMNPVLLKPGSDRRSHVIALGKPFGTLEAGEFATGRAGLAQIAFGALRELRTRFDVVICEGAGSPAEINLRAGDYVNMGLAREAGLPVLVVGDIDRGGVFAAMYGTLALLEPEDQELIAGWVVNKFRGDPALLKPGLDALEERTGRPFYGVLPWLDGVWIDSEDALAVAGWRRDRTRVSGSRPLRVAVVRFPRASNATDVDALAAEPGVEVSVTADPDVVAGADVVVLPGSRATVDDLRWLTDRGLADVVRGRAADGRPVLGICGGHQMLARRITDDVESGAGAVDGLGLLPTSVTFDAAKVLGRPRGEWRGHPVDAYEIHHGTVHLEGAAEPFLDGWRHGSVWGTTWHGAFDNDGFRRAWLTAAAEQAGTTWAPAAGARSFSLLREEMLDRLADAVEEHLDTRRLLELIEST, encoded by the coding sequence ATGAGCGGGCTGCTGGTCGCCGGGACCACTTCGGACGCGGGCAAGAGCCTGGTCGCCGCCGCGCTCGGGCGCTGGCTGGCCCGCCGGGGCGTGCGGGTGGCGCCGTTCAAGGCGCAGAACATGTCGAACAACTCGATGGTCTGCGCCGACGGCGCCGAGATCGGCCGCGCGCAGTGGCTCCAGGCGCAGGCGTGCCGCGTCGAGCCGGAAGCCGCGATGAACCCGGTGCTGCTCAAACCCGGCAGCGACCGCCGCAGCCATGTGATCGCGCTGGGCAAGCCGTTCGGCACGCTGGAGGCGGGAGAGTTCGCCACCGGCCGCGCCGGGCTGGCGCAGATCGCCTTCGGGGCGCTGCGCGAGCTGCGGACCCGCTTCGACGTGGTCATCTGCGAGGGCGCGGGCAGTCCGGCGGAGATCAACCTGCGCGCGGGCGACTACGTCAACATGGGGCTCGCGCGTGAGGCCGGGCTGCCGGTGCTGGTGGTCGGCGACATCGATCGCGGCGGCGTGTTCGCGGCCATGTACGGCACGCTGGCGCTGCTCGAACCCGAGGACCAGGAACTGATCGCGGGCTGGGTGGTGAACAAGTTCCGCGGCGACCCGGCGCTGCTCAAGCCGGGGCTCGACGCGCTGGAGGAGCGGACCGGCCGCCCGTTCTACGGCGTGCTGCCCTGGCTCGACGGGGTGTGGATCGATTCGGAGGACGCGCTGGCCGTCGCGGGCTGGCGCCGCGACCGCACCCGGGTCTCCGGCAGCCGCCCGCTGCGTGTCGCGGTGGTGCGCTTTCCCCGCGCCTCCAACGCGACCGACGTGGACGCGCTCGCCGCCGAGCCGGGCGTGGAGGTTTCCGTGACCGCCGATCCGGACGTGGTCGCGGGCGCGGACGTGGTCGTGCTGCCGGGCAGCCGGGCCACTGTGGACGATCTGCGCTGGCTGACCGACCGCGGCCTGGCCGACGTGGTCCGGGGGCGTGCCGCCGACGGGCGCCCGGTGCTCGGCATCTGCGGCGGGCACCAGATGCTCGCCCGCCGCATCACCGACGACGTGGAATCCGGCGCCGGCGCGGTCGACGGACTGGGACTGCTGCCGACGTCGGTCACCTTCGACGCGGCGAAGGTGCTCGGACGGCCACGCGGCGAATGGCGCGGACATCCGGTCGACGCCTACGAAATCCACCACGGCACCGTCCACTTGGAAGGGGCCGCCGAGCCGTTCCTCGACGGCTGGCGGCACGGTTCGGTCTGGGGCACCACCTGGCACGGCGCCTTCGACAACGACGGCTTCCGCCGCGCGTGGCTCACCGCGGCCGCCGAGCAGGCGGGCACCACCTGGGCACCCGCCGCCGGCGCGCGGAGCTTTTCCTTGCTGCGCGAGGAAATGCTCGACCGGCTGGCGGACGCGGTCGAGGAACACCTCGACACGCGCCGCCTGCTGGAGCTGATCGAATCGACCTGA
- a CDS encoding cobalamin biosynthesis protein has product MDQDRFRPRDPVRAAGLLAGYAADRLFGDPRRAHPVAWFGGLATALERRIWADSRPRGVVHLLICTATATGLGVVAERVAPAPLRFLATATATWVVLGGRGLAAEGTAMAELVEAGDLDGARARLPHLCGRDAAELDLGELTRAATESIAENTSDAVVAPLFWGALAGVPGLLGYRALNTLDAMVGHRSPRYERFGWASARADDVANLVPARAAALFTAVCAGRRARRVLDVWRRDAGVHPSPNAGQVEAAFAGALGVRLGGVNRYGGTVSERGHLGDGPSPRPADLRRAVRLSLSVGALAAVAAAAVSAVSR; this is encoded by the coding sequence GTGGATCAAGACCGTTTCCGGCCGCGAGACCCGGTCCGGGCGGCCGGACTGCTCGCCGGGTACGCCGCCGACCGCCTGTTCGGCGACCCGCGCCGGGCCCATCCGGTGGCCTGGTTCGGCGGCCTGGCCACGGCGCTGGAGCGGCGGATCTGGGCGGACTCCCGCCCGCGCGGCGTGGTTCACCTGCTCATCTGTACCGCGACGGCCACCGGTCTCGGTGTGGTGGCCGAGCGTGTCGCCCCGGCTCCGCTGCGCTTCCTCGCCACCGCGACCGCCACCTGGGTGGTGCTCGGCGGGCGCGGGCTGGCCGCCGAGGGCACCGCGATGGCGGAGCTGGTCGAAGCCGGTGACCTGGACGGCGCCCGCGCCCGGCTGCCCCACCTGTGCGGCCGCGACGCCGCCGAGCTGGACCTGGGCGAACTCACCCGCGCGGCCACCGAGTCCATCGCCGAGAACACCTCCGACGCCGTGGTGGCGCCGCTGTTCTGGGGTGCGCTCGCCGGGGTTCCCGGTCTGCTCGGGTACCGCGCGCTGAACACCCTGGACGCGATGGTCGGGCACCGTTCGCCGAGGTACGAGCGCTTCGGCTGGGCGTCCGCGCGTGCCGACGACGTCGCGAACCTGGTTCCGGCGCGGGCGGCCGCGCTGTTCACCGCGGTGTGCGCCGGTCGCCGCGCCCGGCGCGTGCTCGACGTGTGGCGGCGTGACGCCGGAGTCCACCCGAGCCCGAACGCGGGCCAGGTGGAAGCGGCCTTCGCCGGCGCGCTCGGCGTCCGGCTGGGCGGGGTGAACCGCTACGGCGGCACGGTTTCCGAACGTGGTCATCTCGGTGACGGCCCCTCCCCGCGACCGGCCGACCTGCGCCGGGCGGTGCGCTTGTCCCTGTCCGTCGGCGCGCTCGCCGCGGTCGCCGCCGCGGCCGTTTCGGCGGTGAGCCGATGA
- a CDS encoding bifunctional adenosylcobinamide kinase/adenosylcobinamide-phosphate guanylyltransferase, whose translation MPSMSTHLRRVARLAATRLDAGAKALRRYARGQDGKVLVLGGVRSGKSRHAERLLARHPHVVYLATGLPPSDDDPEWAARVAAHRARRPAGWRTVETADLAGALRTASAPVLIDCFGTWLSRVLGEVGAWDQADGWQQRLDDHLLDFVDAWRTARVPVVAVSNEVGSGVVPGTFSGRVFRDVLGALNSEVAAHSDQVVLVVAGRALELSGKDG comes from the coding sequence ATGCCGAGCATGAGTACGCACCTGCGGCGCGTGGCCCGGCTCGCGGCCACCCGCCTGGACGCCGGCGCGAAGGCGCTGCGCCGGTACGCCCGTGGCCAGGACGGCAAGGTCCTGGTGCTCGGCGGCGTCCGGTCGGGCAAATCGCGGCATGCCGAACGGCTGCTGGCGCGGCACCCGCACGTGGTCTACCTGGCCACCGGGCTGCCGCCCAGCGACGACGATCCCGAGTGGGCGGCGAGAGTGGCCGCCCACCGCGCACGCAGACCGGCGGGCTGGCGCACGGTCGAGACCGCTGATCTGGCCGGTGCGCTGCGCACGGCGTCCGCACCGGTGCTGATCGACTGCTTCGGCACCTGGCTGTCGCGGGTGCTGGGCGAGGTCGGTGCCTGGGACCAGGCCGACGGCTGGCAGCAGCGCCTCGACGACCACCTGCTCGACTTCGTCGACGCGTGGCGGACCGCGCGGGTGCCGGTGGTCGCGGTGAGCAACGAGGTCGGCAGCGGCGTGGTGCCCGGCACCTTCTCCGGCCGTGTGTTCCGCGACGTGCTGGGCGCGCTGAACAGCGAGGTGGCCGCGCATTCGGACCAGGTGGTCCTGGTGGTCGCCGGGCGCGCGCTCGAACTCTCCGGAAAGGACGGTTGA
- the cobT gene encoding nicotinate-nucleotide--dimethylbenzimidazole phosphoribosyltransferase — MKITPPSAAAREDALTRLDGLVKPLGSLGRLEELAAWLSAAHDAVPPRELADVRVAVFAGDHGITASAVSAYPREITAAMVRIFLAGTSGVTVLARQVGAKVRVFDIAVDADGLPEEVTAHKIRRGSGSIDREDALAPGEASRAFDAGRRIADAEIDDGADLLIPGDMGIGNTTVAAALVAARLGLPAEEVVGTGTGVDEAGRARKLEAVTAALARTGERADDPFDRLTALGSACAAATAGFLVQGAVRGVPVVLDGVFSGAAALVAQDIAPGAVAWWLAGHRSTEPSQAHALKALGLEPILDLGLRLGEGSGAVQAVPVLRAARAVLAEMSSLADLS; from the coding sequence ATGAAGATCACCCCACCTTCGGCGGCGGCGCGCGAGGACGCGCTGACCCGGCTGGACGGCCTGGTGAAACCGCTGGGCTCGCTGGGCCGCCTGGAGGAACTGGCGGCCTGGCTGAGCGCCGCCCACGACGCGGTTCCGCCACGCGAACTCGCGGACGTGCGGGTCGCGGTGTTCGCCGGGGACCACGGCATCACCGCTTCGGCGGTTTCCGCCTATCCGCGGGAGATCACCGCCGCGATGGTGCGGATCTTCCTCGCCGGGACGAGCGGGGTGACCGTGCTCGCGCGGCAGGTGGGCGCGAAGGTGAGGGTGTTCGACATCGCGGTGGATGCCGATGGCCTGCCCGAAGAGGTCACCGCGCACAAGATCCGCCGCGGCTCGGGCTCGATCGATCGTGAGGACGCGCTGGCGCCCGGCGAAGCGAGCCGGGCCTTCGACGCGGGCCGCCGGATCGCCGACGCCGAGATCGACGACGGTGCCGACCTGCTGATCCCCGGGGACATGGGGATCGGGAACACCACGGTCGCGGCCGCGCTGGTGGCCGCGCGGCTGGGCCTGCCCGCCGAGGAGGTGGTCGGCACCGGCACGGGCGTCGACGAGGCGGGGCGTGCGCGCAAACTCGAAGCCGTCACGGCCGCGCTCGCGCGCACCGGTGAACGCGCTGACGACCCGTTCGACCGGCTCACCGCGCTCGGCAGCGCCTGTGCCGCCGCCACGGCGGGTTTCCTGGTCCAGGGCGCCGTGCGCGGGGTGCCGGTGGTCCTCGACGGCGTGTTCTCCGGCGCGGCGGCGCTGGTGGCGCAGGACATCGCGCCGGGGGCGGTGGCCTGGTGGCTCGCCGGGCACCGGTCCACCGAACCCTCGCAGGCGCACGCGCTCAAGGCGCTCGGGTTGGAGCCGATCCTGGACCTGGGGCTACGCCTCGGCGAAGGCAGTGGCGCGGTGCAGGCAGTGCCGGTACTGCGGGCGGCACGGGCGGTCCTCGCCGAGATGAGTTCGCTGGCCGACCTGTCGTGA